The DNA segment TAATTGGTAACTTTATTGATTCAAAATGAACAGGAAAGTGGCAAGCACATTACCTCAATTTCCCCATAGACCGGGCTAAGCGAAGCCCAATTGCTCGAGCTTTACAACTTTTGAAGAAAAGTAATGCATAAACACCCTACAATTGTAAGTTCGGAGATACTGTGAGACAGGTGAACTTGATAGATGAGGAGGAAAGAAACTTAATATATACTATTTTGAGCAACAGCCCAAAAACCAAACGGTGAGAAGTAAATAGAGTATCCTggtttaataaaaaatagtatCCTGGATTACttgattatttaaaaaactaaGTTTATCTTCAAGGAAAGAAGTGACTTACAGGGTATTGCTGATTAGTAGAAAGGCTCACTTCAAATATTTCATCAATTCTTTCAATGAATGTCTGGAACTGATTAGCCAGTGACAGGTCATCTAACAAAATGGGATACATCAAAACCTGCAAATATAGAAGAGCAATGGTTTATCATGGCTGCATGAAACTTAGGGTTCTGGTTCCTAGGTGATGGTATATATAACAAATGTGACTCATTAAGATATTGAAATTGCTTGATAACAGAAAGTatcaaaggaaaaagaaagaaagaaaataagctGCACCATTACTGATCAGAAACACAGGGGCAGACTAATTATGTGCTGCTTGTATTCTCAGTATTAGCAAAGTGATTCTGAGAATTCAGAGAACAGGAATGCACATGATTCAATGGATACCAACATCCTGCTAATCAAAATAAGCCCAACTAACTCAACTGGACAAATGCCATTATATTATATTGATAGATAAAAAGAGCACTCTATTCAGTTCACTCTAAGAGCAATTCTGTAAGCCACTACATGTCTACAAAAGCAATTACGGTGAAAAGGGTCAAATAAATACTAGTGCCGAGAGATTTTGTACAACGTTGGTAGCCGTAGTGTGctgttataaatatatatgcatgcaaaagGAACATAAAcagaaaaggaagaaattaaaatgtTTTAGAAGGAATTTAGTATCTTTATTTGAGGTATATgtggaaaactaaaaagtatCACATAAACGATACATACTTCAAACATTATGCTAACTTCTGCATCATGGCATGAAGGTTTGTACTCCTTTAGTTGTGCTTTTGCATTCATCTGCCTAAGATGTTCTGTAACCCTCTCTTCATCGAGAAGCCGTAACACTTTCAGGAGGGCGTCAACGCCAGACCGATATTCAGAATCAAAATCCTTCTGTGCCTGGTGGTGTTCGCAAACACATTGTGCGCAAACATTCAGCTCTTCAGAAATCCGTTTCCATATTGTCCTAGGAGGTGAGTTTTCCTCTTGGTCATCAAAGTAACCAAGGAAGGTCTCCAGAAATGGTCCCATAATATCAGCATATCCACACCAAATATGCTCTTCTTTTGGCAAACTTCCCAGAAAATTAAAACAATGTGAAAACCTGCAGGTGGTTACACAAACATCAAATCTCATTAGGACTGTCAAGCGAAATTTTAGGGCATGTCTTTGACTCTTGACTCTAGAAACAAGGCATGTTGCAAGAAGAGCAACTGTccatttacataaattttgatgTTCCAACACAGCtaaattccaaataaactaAATGTCTTTTAGACACAAACATATACATTATATCACATTTCATGTGGTGTAAAAACTTCAAGCAAAATAATACTCTGTGACTTTCTATATGCCTTACATTTGAAAACTCACATCATTGTTAACTAAAAGTTACTTCAACCAAATGACTACAAAGTACAATACAGCGTTGGAGGCGTACAGCAACAAGCCAGTAATCTAcactctttaaaaaaaaaaactctaatgGTGGTGGTGAGCGGTGAATCTACCACcacccaccgacatgtggggaCTTGAAATtggtgaatctgccaccaccaACTCCCACTataaactgacatgtgggttccatTGAACAGTGAAGCATGTAGATTATTCATTCCCAGGCTatggaaagagagaagaaaaaagaacatattCAACGTCCTTGCAACACATGGGTACTTCGCTAGTGTAAGAAATAGTGGCAAATGGGATGACCATAAGGGAGTAGTGATATATATTTGGTCCATGATAAGTCGGACTTCACACAGCTATGTACATTTCTAATCAACATTACTCCAAGAAATGCTGTTGACATCCCAATAAGTCTACATTGTAATCAAATGATTGCTCAGTTCTGCATATCGATAGCACATACCCCTAACAAGACGGAGTGACAAAACTACCAATAGCATAAGTGCATAACAGTGCTCACGCTCAAAATGATAATGAGCCCTGCAGAGGTTTCCACCCAATATATCAATCCACTCTGTTGTCTGAAACGAAGGTGAGAGTCTATCGGCCCATAGCAACCTACATTCGCATTATCTAATCAAACAACCACGCAAACAAAACAAGCGTGCTAACATGCAGCTACCCTGCCCGATTCGGCGATTCCCCGTCAGCACAGGCGTTACTCGTCGTCTCGCTCCGATCAGCGGAAAGTCCTAAACCCACACACCAAACACTAACTAAACCCGCGCTAATCCGCGTAGAGTACGTTACGCCCCCCATCGCCGCGAAGTGATGTGTAGCGGAGAGCGATGCGTGGCGTGGCCGTACCATTCCTCCTTGGCCTGGTTGAGGCGGCGCTGCCTGGCCGCGgacggctcgccgccgccgccgtcgtcatcggcctcctcggcctcctggATCCCGCGCCACCGGTCGGCGAGCtgaccccgccgcgccgccatcgccatcgccgcgccaCCGATCGGGTGGGCCTAGGGttccgacgaggcggcggcgcgcgagtgggggagggggggggggggattcgaagcgggggaaggggagggggaaagggaagcggcggccgcgcgaagtcatgggagggggagagggggttAGTGGGGGTGGGGTGCGCGTAGCAGATTTCCGGGGATTTTCGGCGCTGCAATTTTTGGGGGGAAATCCGCGAGAGCCCGCGGGCGTTCTCGCGCGCGCCAGGAGCGGGCGGAGGAGACGAATTGGGTATGGCCGTATGCCCGTATGATCGTATCGTACGCCGGGGTTCCGTATATACTTTGGCTGCGTTCGTTCTTTTAGTTGGGATCTAATCTCCTGCGCACAACAAAAAGAACGACTTATTAGCgtattttttaaatgaaaatacGTTTTTTCAACAGCTTTCATATATAAaccttttaaaaaacatatcaattaactaattaaaaggtGTGTAtggaaaaacgagagagataaGTTAAGAAACTCAGCTGCCAAACAACCTAATATGACCGTATCTCAGCCAGCACCAagtggggaaaaaaaactttggcaagataatactacctccgtcccataaaaattgcaTTTCTAGCTAATTTAGGATAAAATAGTAGGATTAGAAAATAACCACAATAACCTTATTTAATGAACCCACTGCATGCACACATACAAATGATTAAAAAGAAGTTTGAGAGAATTAacccatataattagcatacttaaTAAAATTACAAGCATTAGCAGCCCAAATTACGTGGGATGGAAGGAAACTTATATAGATGAATCAATTGGTTGGCCCCACAtggctagaaatacaatttttgtgggacaaagACTTGGagctagaaatacaatttttatgggacggagggagtatatttataGGATGGGTTCAGTTTGATGGCAAAATTGACCCTACCCAAAACTTAGCAAAGtttgatgatgaaaaaaattagtaagGTTAGAAGGTATGTTGTGCGTGGTGTGATGTTCGGTTTGATGTCTTACCAATTCTTTTGTGGGAGATTTTAggaaattatcaaaatttggtatggAATGGTATGATAAGGTATTTGAATATGATTCAATTGTTTCATTATCATTTTTTGGCGTCACGGTAGTGTCGCGTACTAAATGTTGGTTGGGTTGAAAAATAATACTAGTGGCAAACTGAACAAGTCCTTGAACCATGGTATACTTATATGCTCTTGATTGGATTTTTCGATCGTTGTTACTAGTATTTACTACATTACATTACATGACGGCGCAATAATGAAAACTTATTGATTCACAATCTTTATATTTGGAGATattacaattagttttttttaaggataatGATGATTTTGCGGATAATTCGGCAAGAGATTTTGCTAATCCCCAGCTCTATAAATATGTGCTAGAGCATCTCAAAAGATGTCTAAAATTAGGCACCTAAAAGACATGTGTTAGGACTAACCAAAAATATTAGGCTCAAAAATCACCCTCATCTCCAACAGTATCCCATTACTTGATTCCAAGAGAACTTTAAAATCTACCATGTCATCACTGGTGGGTCAtcttaaactgatttttctccaGTTGAGAGTGCATGGAGGTGCCCAAAATTAGCTCATATTTGGATAGATTTTGGATGCACCTAACTATTGGACCTCCTTTGGGAGCCTGTTGGAGGGGGTGTGGCtaacgggcgatcgatcgcttggAGCGATCACCCCCTATCCCCTCCTATacgctcctctccccctttctcctcattttcttctcttcctactacactataaatttttaaaaaaataaaaaacaaagttggaaaaaattatgtatagaaatactatatataaaaaagtatttgaattcaaattcaaatttaaaatgggtatgtaaacttttgacttataaactttgggtctataaactaatatttgaattcaaatttaaatttgaatcgggtatgtaaacttttgacttgtaaactttgggtctataaactttagatatatagaaatactatatatataaaatatttgaatttaaactcaaatttgaatcgaatatataaacttttgacttataaactttaggtctctaaactttagatgtgtaaacttgaggtgtacaaactttaggtgcgtAAAGTAGAAAAGCAATGCGGTgctaaaaaaggaaaccacATGGAGGAGGGCTTAGCCTTTTCGCGTTGGAGGGTTGGTTTTACCATTAATTCCCGAAATTTAACTTTTAGAAACAGGATTAGGCctctcttggagatgatcttaGAAAGTACATTCACATATGTGTGAGTATGACACATGTATAGTAGTACAAAGTGCATGCATCTTTCGTGTAATAGAAATAAAATAGAGTTTACGATCCATGTTAGTAAACCACGAGATTTTGTCACATGGCATAACTCCGCTATTATGGTTTTGCATACCACATCGCAAATCAAATTTTAGCACAATAAAACATGCTTACGTTATGGCTAAATTTATTATCCAATAGATTGAAGAAATAAGTCTACACAACTCGCAAAAGATATCAAATGCTGAAGTGGCGCCACTTACGCCCGATGACTACGTGCAGCTCTCCGAGCTCGTTAACGGATAATCCATTAAGTttctagagaaaaaaatataacttttatagcAAATACTATTTATAGCCAAGTTCAGTCTCAATTTAAACTAGTTAACCACCAAGATGATTTTGCTACGGTGGCACACTGAGCTGGATTGTTAAAGCGGGCTGACAGATGGGACCGGCCCATAAACAAAAATACATCTGCTAGATACAgtaagtatatattttttaaaaaaacaacctatAAAAGGATATGACATcttctaatacaatgaatctggacatatggtCTATTCAGAatcaatttattcaaattcattgcATCAGGAgagataattgattttttttcaacggagggagtatatatagatGTAAAACCGGTAAATACACCGCCCGTCGGCCCCACCCACTGTACTGTACGTATACGCTTTCGTCCAGAGTTCCCGTTCCCACAAAACCGTAGCCCTGGATCCCTTTTACATTCTCACCCCTCCACTCTCTACACTCTCACATGTCACTCCCCCCACCCAGCCTGATCCTTCCGCGACCGTAGGTCGCGgagcccgcgccgcgcgccgccgagccAAAAAAGTTGAGTCAGCGACAGCGTTTTGCGCCTCGCCCCCTCGGGATCCTCCTATTAATAACcccgcccctccctcccaaatccAAAGGGCAAGCCCCGCGAGGCAAGCGGATTCACGCACGCGCGCCGCCATCCGCCATGGGTCTCCACGACGCGccgagccgcggcggcgccgggggcggGAAGCTGTCGCTGCTCGCCAgcgtcggcctcgccggcgccgggggcggggggagcggcggcgtgggaggaggaggaggaggaggagggggttaCAAGGAGCTGCTCGTGATGCTCCCCAaggacgacgacctcgacgccggCAAGGTCGCCGACGTCCTCGGCTTCCGGCTGCCCGACGTGGAAGGGGCCGTGAGGGTAAGGAGCCCTCGCCCATCCCTGCCTGCGTTTCTTGGTTGCTCGTGCGGCGAAAGGTGGGAAATCTTGGCAGTTTTGCTcggtttgattatttttttatctccaATCCGATTGAGAGGGCGAATGGCGCTGTTCCCCCCCATGCGACGCGTTTGCTTCGTTTTTAGGATTTTTGTTACGACGATTCGAAACATTGCTTGGGATTCACAGGTTTCGTGGCATGAACGAGCTGTTTTGCTGCAGAACATGTGAAAGATTTCGACCGGGATCCGTGGTTGATTATCTGTTCTTACCAGAGATTACTCTCGAACAAGCAAGCATCTCTAATCTCGTCAACGGCAGTGGTCTCATGTTGCGTAGttcattttctctctctattATGCTTATATAGGCGTTCATATCAGTCTAGCTTCATAAAGAAAAGCAAGTTCTATCCTGTTCTTTTGGTTGAGAGACCCAACATCATCTGCCGACTTAATGTTGACACGTAAGAGATGCAGATGAGACTTTACTACTTGTTAGGACCATATTGATGTGTACAACCAACACGCATGTGTCATGTACTCCTGTGGCCATATTCCTTCCCAATTCTTTTTGTTAACTTACGTTGCTGGTTAGGTGAAAATCGGATCTGATTTCAGAATTTTAGATAGCGATGTGTCGTCGTAGTGTTTGCTACAAGCGGGAGTGATACTGAACAATTAACGGCAGAGGAATCCCGAATCCCCCCTTTATACCCTGGTTTATGGAGACAGAAAATGTTAGGAAAGATTAAGGGGCTTCAAAGAgtcaaatggaaaaaaacaagcttcaatattgattttgttttattatacTTGATTCAGTCAACTAATTTTATACGCTTAGCCAACATATATAAAGAACTTTGACTATGTTTGGGGTTATTCTCCACGACGACAGGTTTGGACAAAGCTGTTCCTTTCACAGATGGAACAATATTTCTTCTTCGGTGCTAAAGTTCTGTGTCATTTTCATCCAAAGTATCTTGAATGCGTCCAAACATGTGGAAAATCAATTGTCTTTTAGTCCTTTTTACAATTACTTATTCCAACTACAAAATTGAGTTGCATACTTGTGTTATAATATATGTGACTATGAATTTACTAAAGATACCTTTATTGTGATCTAGCTCTTGtttcagcattccattttttcACTCTTAACCACTGACCAACCAAACCTTTGGTAGAGATTTTGCTGTAATATTGATGATTGATGATGGGCTTAGATAACGTAGTAAATGTTCTTATTCTGAACCCGCCTGTCTATATAAAACAAATTTGACCAAGTACTTAACTGAATGGCTCTGAATCTGTCCTTATCACACAGATATGCATGGTTTAATAATATCCATGGGTGATTTTGATGCCTATACAATATACACTGTTTTTTGAGATGTTCCCTTTCATTTTCATTGCAGGCCTTTTTTAGGAGTCGAGAGGTTAGAGAATTTGCCAGTGGAGCATTAGCTGGTGCTATGTCTAAAGCTGTTCTTGCTCCTCTCGAGACTATCAGGTATCTAtcgaactctctctctctctctctaataaAGCATTTGAGCATGGTCTTACAACTTAGATGTAAATCTTAAAAACCAAAAGATATAACGTGCTACAACCTTTGCAAACACCATCGCAATGATATGCTCCAAAATTCATCATCTGTAAATTAACTCCTTGAGGCATATAGTTTAATGTTGTAACCAACTTTCACCATTTAATAGTTAAACAGGAAATATTTCTAGTCTCAAAGTTCAATAGTCACATTTTCACGTGTAAACATATTCTTTGTTTAGTGCATAACATAACCAGTATTTGTAGGATTGTTTGCTTTCCTATGAGCAGTGGAGATTGTAGTCTCTGTATGCATACATCATTTTAGATATATGATTCCCAACTGTGTTGTTGAAGCATGCAGTTTGTTGCATATCAAAGACTAATTTGTACCTGTGTCGTAATATGTTGGTATGTTATTAATTTCAGGACAAGAATGGTTGTAGGAGTAGGATCTAGGCATATCGGGGGTAGCTTTGTAGAAATCATCGAACAAAATGGATGGCAAGGGCTTTGGGCAGGTAACACAATCAACATGATCCGTATTATTCCAACTCAAGCAATTGAGCTCGGAACATTCGAGTGTGTCAAAAGGACAATGGCGGAAGCGCAAGAGAAATGGAAAGAAGATGGATGCCCAAAGATACAAATTGGTAAAGTGAAAATTGAATTTCCACTTCAATTTTTATCTCCTGTTGCTGTAGCTGGTGCAGCTGCTGGAATAGCTGGCACATTGGTGTGTCATCCTCTTGAAGTCATTAAGGTGA comes from the Oryza glaberrima chromosome 9, OglaRS2, whole genome shotgun sequence genome and includes:
- the LOC127784576 gene encoding probable mitochondrial adenine nucleotide transporter BTL1, which codes for MGLHDAPSRGGAGGGKLSLLASVGLAGAGGGGSGGVGGGGGGGGGYKELLVMLPKDDDLDAGKVADVLGFRLPDVEGAVRAFFRSREVREFASGALAGAMSKAVLAPLETIRTRMVVGVGSRHIGGSFVEIIEQNGWQGLWAGNTINMIRIIPTQAIELGTFECVKRTMAEAQEKWKEDGCPKIQIGKVKIEFPLQFLSPVAVAGAAAGIAGTLVCHPLEVIKDRLTINREVYPSISVAFSKIYRTDGIRGLYAGLCPTLIGMLPYSTCYYFMYDTIKTSYCRLHKKTSLTRPELLVIGALSGLTASTISFPLEVARKRLMVGALQGKCPPHMIAALAEVIQEEGLPGLYRGWGASCLKVMPNSGITWMFYEACKDILLADKDKRKA